A window of Aurantibacillus circumpalustris genomic DNA:
AAAATCATGTCTGGTAAAGGTGCAGCTCCAGAAATAGGAAATGCATTATTATTATCTGAGATTCCTTTAGGAACAATCATTCATAATATCGAGTTACGTCCAGGTCAAGGTGCTGTTTTAGCACGTAGTGCTGGTTCATACGCTCAGCTTTCTGCTCGTGATGGTAAATATGCAATCCTAAAAATGCCTTCAGGTGAGGTACGTATGATCCTTATTACTTGTAAAGCAACAATTGGAGCGGTATCAAATCCTGATCACAATCAAGAAGTAGCAGGTAAAGCAGGTAAAAGTCGTTGGTTAGGGATACGTCCACGTACTAGACCAGTAGTAATGAACCCGGTAGATCACCCTATGGGTGGTGGTGAAGGTCGTGCTTCAGGTGGACACCCACGTTCTCGTAAAGGTATTCCTGCTAAAGGATACAAAACACGTTACAAAGCAAAAGCGTCTAACAAACACATTATCGAAAGAAGAAAAAAATAATATAATATAAACGTTTAATGGTTCAGTCATCCTGAGCATAGTCGAAGGATGAGTGGATTTCAAAACCAAAAACAAAACAATGGCAAGATCATTAAAAAAAGGTCCCTTTATCGATTACAACCTTGAAGGTAAGGTTGAAAAGATGAACGCAAGCGGCAAGAAGTCTGCAATTAAGACTTGGGCACGTCGTTCAACAATTCCACCAGAGTTTGTAGGGCATACATTTGCTGTACACAACGGTGCAAAATTTATTCCGGTTTATGTAACTGAGAACATGGTTGGTCACAAATTAGGAGAATTTTCACCAACTCGCGTATTTAAAGGTCACGCTGGCCATAACAAGAAATAAGATAGAGCCATGGGAAAAAGAAAAAGATTAGTAGCCGAGAAACGTAAAGAAGAGAATAAAACTTCTTTCTTCGCTAAATTAAATAACTGTCCTACTTCGCCACGCAAAATGCGTCAAGTAGCTGATCTTGTTAGAGGTAAAGATGCTTACTTAGCTTTAAATATATTGAAATTCAATACTCGCGAAGCTTCAGGAAGATTAGAAAAATTATTAAAGTCTGCAATAGCTAATTACGAAGCTAAAAGCCAAACACGTGCCGAAGAGGGAACATTGTTCGTTAAAGAGGTGATGGTAGATAGCGCTTTAATGGTGAAACGTTTACG
This region includes:
- the rplB gene encoding 50S ribosomal protein L2: MALKKYRPLTPTLRYKLSSSFEEITASKPEKSLIVKTNYSSGGRNNSGKMTMRYIGGGHKKVIRLIDFKRDKDGIEGTVKSVEYDPNRSARIALIFYKDGEKRYIIAPQGIAVDQKIMSGKGAAPEIGNALLLSEIPLGTIIHNIELRPGQGAVLARSAGSYAQLSARDGKYAILKMPSGEVRMILITCKATIGAVSNPDHNQEVAGKAGKSRWLGIRPRTRPVVMNPVDHPMGGGEGRASGGHPRSRKGIPAKGYKTRYKAKASNKHIIERRKK
- the rpsS gene encoding 30S ribosomal protein S19; translation: MARSLKKGPFIDYNLEGKVEKMNASGKKSAIKTWARRSTIPPEFVGHTFAVHNGAKFIPVYVTENMVGHKLGEFSPTRVFKGHAGHNKK
- the rplV gene encoding 50S ribosomal protein L22 encodes the protein MGKRKRLVAEKRKEENKTSFFAKLNNCPTSPRKMRQVADLVRGKDAYLALNILKFNTREASGRLEKLLKSAIANYEAKSQTRAEEGTLFVKEVMVDSALMVKRLRTAPQGRGYRIRKRTNHVTLILDTKNI